A genomic segment from Streptomyces antibioticus encodes:
- a CDS encoding WhiB family transcriptional regulator, with product MRHITTNNQPVPELRGIADISWHARGRCHDLAPDEADRLFFSAPRAHAGIAEAKSLCGACPVRQDCFTHALDNDIRWGMWGGLTEAERKPWHAKVAKRLDYARVRAALMGRDVHLTASERDVVTRAAYLRGWSAPRLAYALRIDLDHARDLLREARHAVADRDRYWKVPAADSEEAGTQDQGEEVSSETAPEETFCQVPRQAQTQELINALKKAA from the coding sequence ATGCGCCACATCACCACCAACAACCAGCCCGTGCCGGAACTGCGCGGCATTGCCGACATCTCGTGGCACGCCCGCGGGAGGTGCCACGATCTGGCCCCCGACGAGGCCGACCGCCTGTTCTTCTCCGCACCGCGCGCCCACGCCGGCATCGCCGAGGCCAAGTCGCTCTGCGGCGCCTGCCCCGTACGCCAGGACTGCTTCACGCACGCCCTGGACAACGACATCCGCTGGGGCATGTGGGGCGGCCTCACGGAGGCGGAGCGCAAGCCGTGGCACGCCAAGGTCGCCAAGCGACTCGACTACGCCCGGGTCCGCGCCGCGCTCATGGGCCGGGACGTCCACCTCACCGCGTCCGAGCGCGACGTCGTCACCCGCGCCGCCTACCTCCGCGGCTGGAGCGCCCCACGCCTGGCTTACGCCCTCCGCATCGACCTCGACCACGCCCGCGACCTCCTGCGCGAGGCCCGCCACGCGGTGGCCGACCGCGACCGGTACTGGAAGGTCCCGGCGGCGGACAGCGAAGAAGCCGGCACCCAGGACCAGGGCGAGGAAGTCAGCAGCGAAACCGCCCCCGAGGAAACGTTCTGCCAGGTGCCCCGCCAGGCCCAGACGCAAGAACTGATCAACGCCCTGAAGAAGGCGGCCTGA
- a CDS encoding DUF2637 domain-containing protein, whose translation MTEETADRYALIAAGTVIIVLTGAGFWLSYAHLAEVAGRHGLDRSPIRQWAWPATLDMFIVAGELLMLRAGLHRVTDWWAVGLTAVGSLGSIALNVAGVNGTTTGPVPLLDYLVAAVPPTGAMLAFGVLMRQIQQRVARPIRNSRTETRTDPDPSGTAGPQDRTETRTGPNPDPTDTPTGPPRPGPKPGPDPDPSRTAGPQDRTKTRTGPNPDPTDTPTGPPRPGPKPGPRPTRTAPVRPQTVRAKVHAGRSNRRTGPRRLSEAEVVELVLPDVPAVLAAEGNAQITRTQLRGIMRARGIPLGNEHIGPVLTALRAATASTSSEGATR comes from the coding sequence TTGACCGAGGAGACCGCCGACCGATACGCCCTGATCGCTGCCGGGACAGTGATCATCGTCCTGACCGGCGCCGGATTCTGGCTCTCCTACGCCCACCTCGCCGAAGTCGCAGGGCGACACGGCCTGGACCGCTCGCCCATCCGGCAGTGGGCCTGGCCCGCCACGCTGGACATGTTCATCGTGGCCGGCGAGCTGCTCATGCTGCGGGCCGGACTTCACCGGGTGACGGACTGGTGGGCGGTCGGACTGACGGCTGTCGGGTCACTCGGCTCGATCGCCCTGAACGTGGCCGGCGTGAACGGCACCACGACCGGTCCGGTTCCGCTCCTGGACTACCTGGTCGCAGCGGTCCCACCGACCGGGGCGATGCTGGCCTTCGGAGTCCTGATGAGGCAAATCCAGCAGCGCGTCGCCAGGCCCATCCGGAACAGCCGGACCGAAACCCGGACCGACCCGGACCCGAGCGGGACCGCCGGACCACAGGACCGCACGGAAACCCGGACCGGACCCAACCCGGACCCGACCGACACCCCGACCGGACCGCCCCGCCCCGGACCGAAACCCGGACCGGACCCGGACCCAAGCCGGACCGCCGGACCACAGGACCGCACGAAAACCCGGACCGGACCCAACCCGGACCCGACCGACACCCCCACCGGACCGCCCCGCCCCGGACCGAAACCCGGACCGCGTCCAACTCGGACCGCCCCGGTTCGCCCCCAGACCGTCCGGGCGAAGGTGCATGCCGGACGGTCGAACCGCCGGACCGGACCGCGTCGCCTGTCCGAGGCCGAGGTCGTCGAGCTGGTCCTCCCGGACGTCCCCGCAGTCCTGGCGGCCGAGGGGAACGCGCAGATCACCAGGACCCAGCTGCGGGGCATCATGCGCGCCCGCGGAATCCCCCTCGGCAACGAGCACATCGGTCCCGTCCTGACCGCGCTTCGGGCCGCCACCGCCTCCACATCCTCCGAAGGAGCCACCCGCTGA
- a CDS encoding plasmid mobilization protein has product MAKPAPDVAGADRSQGAPVHEAATEGGSQPEEKPAPRRKRRATKNASRKRSPKSATDKRSYVCSVRLNDDEKHHLATAAAAARTSLPAFLARSALAAARDPDHAAGAIAGERELISEMFAARRHLGHVGNNLNQVARAINSGDRPADAHLDAVLTAVRRATDRVQAATDRLLELR; this is encoded by the coding sequence TTGGCCAAACCCGCCCCAGACGTGGCGGGAGCGGACCGGAGCCAGGGGGCACCGGTCCACGAGGCAGCGACCGAGGGCGGATCGCAGCCGGAGGAGAAGCCCGCACCGCGACGCAAACGCCGCGCCACGAAGAACGCCTCCCGCAAGCGCTCGCCGAAGTCCGCCACCGACAAGCGCAGCTACGTGTGCAGCGTCCGCCTCAACGACGACGAGAAGCATCACCTCGCCACAGCTGCCGCAGCAGCCCGCACAAGCCTGCCCGCGTTCCTTGCCCGCAGCGCCCTCGCCGCCGCCCGCGACCCCGACCATGCCGCCGGGGCCATCGCGGGCGAACGTGAGCTGATCTCGGAGATGTTCGCCGCCCGACGGCATCTCGGCCACGTCGGCAACAACCTCAACCAGGTGGCCAGGGCCATCAACTCCGGCGACCGGCCGGCGGACGCCCACCTCGACGCGGTGCTGACCGCCGTTCGCCGGGCCACCGACCGGGTCCAGGCCGCCACCGACCGACTCCTCGAACTCCGCTAG
- a CDS encoding relaxase/mobilization nuclease domain-containing protein, whose product MVPKIHKRGTRTIGLLYYLYGPGKAEEHVDPHLVASWDHAAPDPGRDSEATYKQLQQLLDQPLALLDENERPKKHVWHLSVRNGPTDRILSDQEWGDVARRMVAAAGIDDPEQGAGCRWVAVRHADDHIHILATLVREDGYRPDLDFDAVRVQAEARRLEQELGLRRLNPGDGTAAKRPTSAERHKAARQGRERTAREELRETVRRAVAGAESEKEFFDRLGAAGVLVRTRVAPSGDLLGYTVALPGDVNAQGEPVFYPGSKLGPDLSLPRIRERWSGRRTGSRAAEQTVPSGPASARRRASTALWQAVLFMDGADDGVAAAYIAAAGEVLDALAKTSAAHTRRELREAAFVFERASRSHVRAERGHDRALRQAARDLVYSGPALGRGEDGATTAMVIDAVFFLVTVAAHWHGKKAHAQQAAAAQLAAEHLRTAYRAAAAQPMGVLAVRGRSLALPVLRRQVLRVREALPSALAEQVLAEAGWAALAATLADAEAAGYDATALLADAAARRELASAESVSDVLVWRLRRAADLPADGQAAPMPDGGSVPSDPAGRKAGNPAEKGPQRRRR is encoded by the coding sequence ATGGTCCCCAAGATCCACAAGCGCGGGACGCGCACCATCGGCCTGCTGTACTACCTGTACGGACCCGGCAAGGCCGAAGAGCACGTCGACCCGCACCTGGTGGCGTCCTGGGACCACGCCGCCCCCGACCCCGGCCGCGACTCCGAGGCCACGTACAAGCAGCTGCAGCAGCTCCTCGACCAGCCCCTGGCCCTGCTCGACGAAAACGAGCGCCCGAAGAAGCACGTGTGGCACCTGTCCGTCCGCAACGGCCCCACCGACCGGATCCTGTCCGACCAGGAGTGGGGCGACGTTGCCCGCCGCATGGTCGCCGCCGCCGGCATCGACGACCCCGAGCAAGGCGCGGGCTGCCGCTGGGTCGCCGTCCGGCACGCCGACGACCACATCCACATCCTGGCCACCTTGGTCCGTGAGGACGGCTACCGGCCGGACCTCGACTTCGACGCCGTCCGCGTCCAGGCCGAAGCCCGCCGCCTGGAGCAGGAGCTGGGGCTTCGCCGCCTCAACCCCGGTGACGGCACCGCCGCCAAGCGGCCCACCAGCGCCGAACGCCACAAGGCCGCCCGCCAGGGCCGTGAGCGCACCGCCCGCGAGGAACTGCGCGAGACCGTCCGGCGGGCCGTGGCCGGCGCCGAAAGCGAGAAGGAGTTCTTCGACCGCCTGGGCGCCGCCGGGGTTCTGGTGCGCACGCGCGTCGCACCGTCCGGTGACCTCCTGGGGTACACGGTCGCGCTGCCCGGAGACGTCAACGCCCAAGGAGAACCGGTCTTCTACCCGGGCTCGAAGCTGGGCCCGGACCTGTCCCTGCCGCGGATCCGGGAACGCTGGTCCGGCCGCCGGACGGGCAGCCGGGCCGCCGAGCAGACGGTGCCGTCGGGGCCCGCATCGGCGCGGCGCCGGGCGAGTACGGCGCTGTGGCAGGCGGTGCTGTTCATGGACGGGGCCGACGACGGGGTGGCCGCGGCGTACATCGCGGCTGCCGGTGAGGTCCTGGACGCGCTCGCGAAGACGTCCGCCGCCCACACCCGGCGCGAACTACGAGAAGCCGCTTTCGTGTTCGAGCGGGCCTCCCGCTCGCACGTGCGGGCCGAACGCGGTCACGACCGGGCCCTTCGTCAGGCTGCCCGCGACCTCGTCTACAGCGGTCCTGCGCTCGGGCGGGGGGAGGACGGGGCGACGACCGCGATGGTGATCGACGCCGTGTTCTTCCTGGTGACCGTGGCCGCGCACTGGCACGGGAAGAAGGCACACGCGCAGCAGGCCGCTGCCGCCCAGCTGGCCGCCGAGCACCTGCGGACGGCGTACCGGGCTGCCGCCGCGCAGCCGATGGGTGTGCTGGCCGTGCGGGGCCGGTCGCTGGCGCTTCCGGTGCTGCGCCGTCAGGTCCTGCGGGTCCGGGAAGCGCTGCCGTCGGCGTTGGCGGAGCAGGTCCTGGCGGAAGCCGGGTGGGCGGCGCTGGCGGCGACCCTGGCTGATGCCGAGGCGGCCGGGTACGACGCCACCGCCCTGCTGGCCGATGCGGCTGCCCGCCGGGAGCTGGCGAGCGCCGAGTCGGTGTCGGATGTGCTGGTGTGGCGGCTGCGCCGCGCCGCGGACCTGCCAGCCGACGGCCAGGCGGCGCCGATGCCCGACGGCGGCTCCGTCCCGTCGGACCCCGCCGGGCGGAAGGCCGGGAACCCGGCCGAGAAGGGCCCGCAGCGCCGCCGGAGGTAA
- a CDS encoding DUF3800 domain-containing protein — MTAAFPLAPAVYVDESANSGQNLLDPAQPVFTLAGVQLPDELAAHIVDELRTQLPPNLAEPKYTSLAKSSRGRKALAHAFGQLPEGSVRTYVVNKRFMIMTKLVDLLVEPLAHADGVNLYEGKESLGLADMLHTCGPVFGDPMAYDRLLQSFVHWIRQKATTDDLFAAVASFKTTVQHDDFVEWVELLEHCRGVADETAADVAAGRLKDALDPAVPSLYTLTIAFGSSLGRHFRLVHDDSKVISHNAALLRTIHMFPDPARPGKFNQQMPALEIQFADSTTHPQLQVADWAAGATRQWAQHLAGAGGDQFSRDLEAAARPWLVGGIWPPSATT, encoded by the coding sequence ATGACTGCTGCCTTCCCCCTCGCGCCTGCCGTCTACGTCGACGAGTCGGCGAACTCCGGCCAGAACCTCCTCGACCCCGCTCAGCCGGTGTTCACCCTTGCGGGAGTTCAGCTTCCTGACGAGCTCGCGGCGCACATCGTGGACGAGTTGCGAACCCAGCTCCCACCGAACCTGGCCGAGCCGAAGTACACCTCCCTCGCCAAGTCGTCACGCGGCAGGAAAGCGCTGGCCCACGCCTTCGGCCAGCTCCCCGAGGGCAGCGTGCGCACCTACGTAGTGAACAAGCGGTTCATGATCATGACGAAGCTGGTCGACCTGTTGGTGGAACCTCTCGCGCACGCCGATGGCGTCAACCTCTACGAGGGCAAGGAGTCACTGGGCCTGGCGGACATGCTCCACACCTGCGGCCCCGTCTTCGGCGACCCCATGGCCTACGACCGACTGCTGCAGTCATTCGTCCACTGGATCAGGCAGAAGGCCACCACCGACGACCTGTTCGCGGCCGTCGCCTCGTTCAAGACCACCGTGCAGCATGACGACTTCGTAGAGTGGGTGGAGCTCCTGGAACACTGCCGAGGCGTGGCCGACGAGACGGCTGCGGACGTCGCCGCAGGCCGACTCAAGGACGCCCTCGACCCAGCGGTCCCGTCCCTGTACACCCTGACCATCGCGTTCGGCTCATCTCTGGGCCGACACTTCCGGCTCGTGCACGACGACTCCAAGGTGATCAGCCACAACGCAGCGCTGCTGCGCACCATCCACATGTTCCCGGACCCGGCGCGCCCCGGGAAGTTCAACCAGCAAATGCCCGCCCTGGAGATCCAGTTCGCCGACAGCACCACGCACCCCCAGCTGCAGGTAGCGGACTGGGCAGCAGGCGCCACCCGACAGTGGGCGCAGCACCTGGCCGGCGCTGGCGGTGACCAGTTCTCGAGGGACCTGGAGGCCGCGGCTCGGCCGTGGCTCGTCGGCGGAATCTGGCCGCCCAGCGCGACCACCTGA
- a CDS encoding DUF317 domain-containing protein, translating to MPPSPDFPSLPAYWVTPRHLAGDDGLLADQVGSHLAAAGWTSLTLVRGRREPGESEDARQVLRSTVLYIAPDALSWAQWVLADEPILLGDRPVAWTVSARATPASLPQWSAYFSVGTPSEAVTDFLLALEDRPDPAHGYAGPQAVLDALAGGGWVRDVDTPTAMSDPRLAASMAFTTLPDEGIQDGDPLVLDPEAEAAGWQAWCEPRMGAGLLWAAMFSASTPHDLVAAFAGSLASPAPVLRHTLPESSKGQLTVQPTF from the coding sequence CTGCCCCCGTCCCCTGATTTCCCTTCCCTTCCCGCGTACTGGGTCACCCCGCGCCATCTCGCCGGTGACGACGGCCTCCTTGCCGACCAAGTCGGCTCCCACCTCGCTGCTGCTGGCTGGACCAGCCTCACCCTCGTCCGAGGCCGGCGTGAACCCGGGGAATCCGAAGACGCCCGGCAGGTTCTTCGCAGCACCGTCCTGTACATCGCTCCGGACGCACTGAGCTGGGCGCAGTGGGTGCTGGCCGACGAGCCCATCCTTCTGGGCGATCGGCCGGTGGCATGGACGGTTTCTGCCCGCGCCACCCCCGCCAGCCTTCCCCAGTGGAGTGCGTACTTCTCCGTCGGCACCCCGTCCGAGGCTGTCACCGACTTCCTGCTCGCCCTGGAGGACCGCCCGGATCCCGCCCACGGCTACGCCGGACCGCAGGCGGTGCTCGACGCGCTGGCGGGTGGCGGCTGGGTCCGCGATGTCGACACCCCCACCGCCATGTCCGACCCGCGGCTGGCTGCCAGCATGGCCTTCACGACGTTGCCGGACGAGGGCATCCAGGACGGCGACCCGCTCGTCCTCGATCCTGAGGCAGAAGCGGCGGGATGGCAGGCATGGTGCGAACCGCGGATGGGCGCCGGGCTTCTGTGGGCCGCCATGTTCTCCGCGAGCACGCCGCATGATCTCGTTGCGGCCTTCGCCGGCTCTCTGGCCTCGCCTGCACCGGTGCTGCGCCACACCTTGCCGGAGAGCAGCAAGGGCCAGCTCACTGTGCAACCGACTTTCTGA
- a CDS encoding DUF317 domain-containing protein, with the protein MLVTVELSNAGFRTTIEKLRLHSWLLGPGQPTEVIDCFPEANGDFTLIVDDRADTHISSADGRLYLGWFPEGRPGAEDEGWVLAVTGTAKVPGYRVVFDPQTPARLVAATVSEVLATARGQH; encoded by the coding sequence ATGCTTGTGACGGTGGAGCTGTCGAATGCTGGTTTTCGCACCACGATCGAGAAGTTGCGACTGCATAGCTGGCTTCTGGGGCCCGGCCAGCCGACCGAGGTCATCGACTGTTTCCCCGAGGCGAACGGCGACTTCACCCTCATCGTCGACGACCGGGCCGACACCCATATCTCTTCGGCCGACGGCAGGCTCTACCTCGGCTGGTTTCCCGAAGGCCGGCCCGGAGCCGAGGATGAAGGCTGGGTTCTGGCCGTCACCGGCACTGCGAAGGTTCCCGGCTACCGCGTCGTCTTCGATCCGCAGACCCCGGCACGGCTCGTGGCCGCTACCGTTTCCGAGGTGCTCGCCACCGCTCGCGGACAGCACTGA
- a CDS encoding MSCRAMM family protein — MKHRPLLFTALALTATVLASPATTATAAPSPSAEAPKVQGDPAPADKAGLRIVKTDPEGQPAPGAAFQLLDSAGKTLAEGKIGSDGKLAFSDLASGVVRLKETASGSPLLGTVPDQNVVVAPGEPKVLAITDPYKSAGLTLKVTDKATGKGLAGAIVNIAPKDAKDDKGAFTLTTGPDGTAKAPLPVGRKTGSAYTATETKAPDGYRLETTPVEITAKPGAETTVAFTNAATTKPTEEPTGKPTAKPTGDPTAQPMPTSSSSTGTGEPSDAVSPPSSTEIGTATSTPTAPDAKPEGSLAHTGADSTNGWLLAIGGLLLAAGGGAVYAARRRKNDESETGTGQHRRTDDN, encoded by the coding sequence ATGAAGCACCGCCCCCTCCTGTTCACCGCGCTCGCCCTGACCGCCACAGTCCTGGCCAGCCCGGCCACCACCGCCACCGCAGCACCCTCCCCGTCCGCCGAAGCCCCCAAGGTCCAGGGCGACCCGGCGCCGGCGGACAAGGCCGGACTACGCATCGTCAAGACGGACCCCGAAGGCCAGCCCGCCCCCGGAGCCGCATTCCAGCTGCTCGACTCCGCGGGCAAGACGCTCGCCGAGGGCAAGATCGGCTCCGACGGCAAACTCGCCTTCTCTGACCTCGCCTCCGGCGTCGTACGCCTCAAAGAGACCGCCTCCGGCAGCCCGCTGCTGGGCACAGTCCCCGACCAGAACGTCGTCGTTGCCCCCGGCGAGCCCAAGGTCCTGGCGATCACCGACCCGTACAAGTCCGCCGGCCTCACCCTCAAGGTCACCGACAAGGCCACAGGCAAGGGCCTGGCCGGAGCCATCGTCAACATCGCCCCGAAGGACGCCAAGGACGACAAGGGCGCCTTCACCCTCACCACCGGCCCGGACGGCACCGCCAAGGCCCCGCTCCCCGTCGGCAGGAAGACCGGCAGCGCCTACACCGCCACCGAGACCAAGGCCCCGGACGGCTACCGGCTGGAGACCACCCCGGTCGAGATCACGGCCAAGCCCGGTGCCGAGACCACCGTGGCCTTCACGAACGCGGCCACGACCAAGCCCACCGAAGAACCGACCGGGAAGCCGACGGCCAAGCCCACCGGCGACCCCACCGCCCAGCCCATGCCGACCAGCTCGTCCTCGACCGGCACCGGGGAACCGTCCGACGCCGTATCTCCCCCCAGCAGCACGGAGATAGGAACCGCCACCTCGACCCCCACCGCACCCGACGCCAAGCCCGAAGGCTCCCTCGCACACACCGGCGCCGACAGCACCAATGGATGGCTACTGGCAATCGGCGGCCTCCTCCTCGCCGCCGGAGGCGGCGCCGTCTACGCCGCACGCCGCCGCAAGAACGACGAGAGCGAAACCGGCACCGGCCAGCACCGCCGCACCGACGACAACTGA
- a CDS encoding MSCRAMM family protein, protein MSLRLTRPAHLAVAVAVAALAAGTLLPAQAMAAPDASAVLGPGYTIPDSEGHAASSHIGAYGPPGPAVHSDTETYCADPERKGPADAGGYGDPQLVPSWTSSVTGKAVTKENLAQAAYVIGKYGQTRDNAQAAAVDAVVYEYLAGGTYALDGDRGKQRLAYPVVSPTARTLAQGYVAEAKKLAGPYTLQITPSVKTTTAGTKVTVAVKVTTTAGTPVPKVAVTLAESGSGTASGKVTTNDNGTGSWEFTAEKPGTASVTATAEGLPAIGLQVLTPKNPVAQRMLLAGGTTSVKDFAAITVGEATGGVTIRKKDPEGTRLVGAAFQLLDSDGKQVAAGKTDEQGSLVFDKLPAGTYRLRETSSGSPVHDLVPEQTITITAGRTAQANPLDLVDPFKKARLSVKKTDKKTGKTLSGAVIAIRADETDKTGKHTPGKVITSLTTGTDGTATVPLDVTLKAGTRYWAGETKAPDGYQLDATPVAFTARPGADVTVTLADKPTETTPPSPSTPPATPPATTSPTTPPGSLAHTGADATTWLAGGATALLAAGGGLYLINRRRRTGDAPS, encoded by the coding sequence ATGAGCCTTCGCCTCACCCGACCCGCTCACCTGGCCGTTGCCGTTGCCGTCGCCGCCCTGGCCGCCGGCACCCTGCTGCCCGCGCAGGCCATGGCCGCCCCGGACGCCTCCGCGGTCCTGGGCCCCGGCTACACCATCCCGGACTCCGAAGGCCACGCGGCCTCCAGCCACATCGGCGCCTACGGCCCGCCCGGCCCGGCCGTCCACAGCGACACCGAGACCTACTGTGCCGACCCCGAACGCAAGGGCCCGGCCGACGCCGGAGGCTACGGCGACCCGCAGCTGGTCCCGTCCTGGACGTCCTCAGTGACCGGGAAGGCCGTCACCAAGGAGAACCTGGCACAGGCGGCCTACGTGATCGGCAAGTACGGGCAGACCCGCGACAACGCCCAGGCCGCCGCGGTCGACGCCGTGGTGTACGAGTACCTGGCCGGCGGCACCTACGCCCTCGACGGCGACCGCGGAAAGCAGCGCCTGGCGTATCCGGTCGTCTCCCCGACCGCCCGCACCCTCGCCCAGGGCTACGTCGCCGAGGCCAAGAAGCTCGCGGGCCCCTACACCCTCCAGATCACGCCGTCCGTGAAGACCACCACTGCCGGGACGAAGGTCACCGTCGCGGTCAAGGTCACCACCACCGCCGGCACGCCGGTCCCCAAGGTGGCCGTCACGCTCGCCGAGTCGGGCTCAGGCACCGCCTCCGGCAAGGTCACCACGAACGACAACGGCACGGGCTCCTGGGAGTTCACCGCCGAGAAGCCCGGGACCGCCAGCGTCACCGCGACGGCCGAGGGGCTGCCGGCCATCGGGCTGCAGGTCCTTACGCCCAAGAACCCGGTCGCCCAGCGGATGCTGCTTGCCGGGGGCACCACCAGCGTCAAGGACTTCGCCGCCATCACCGTCGGCGAGGCCACCGGCGGCGTGACGATCCGCAAGAAGGACCCCGAAGGCACCCGCCTCGTCGGCGCCGCGTTCCAGCTCCTGGACTCCGACGGCAAACAGGTCGCCGCAGGCAAGACGGATGAACAGGGCAGCCTCGTCTTCGACAAGCTCCCCGCCGGCACCTACCGGCTGCGCGAGACCTCCTCCGGCAGCCCCGTCCACGACCTGGTCCCCGAGCAGACCATCACGATCACCGCCGGACGCACCGCCCAGGCCAACCCCCTCGACCTCGTCGACCCGTTCAAGAAGGCCCGCCTGTCGGTGAAGAAGACCGACAAGAAGACCGGCAAGACCCTGTCGGGCGCCGTCATCGCCATCCGCGCCGACGAGACGGACAAGACCGGCAAGCACACCCCCGGCAAGGTGATCACCAGCCTCACCACCGGGACCGACGGCACCGCGACCGTCCCCCTCGATGTCACGCTCAAGGCGGGCACCCGCTACTGGGCCGGCGAGACCAAGGCGCCCGACGGCTACCAACTCGATGCCACACCGGTCGCGTTCACCGCCCGGCCCGGCGCCGACGTCACCGTCACCCTCGCCGACAAGCCCACCGAGACCACACCGCCGAGCCCGAGCACCCCGCCGGCGACACCCCCGGCCACCACCTCGCCGACGACACCGCCCGGATCCCTCGCCCACACCGGGGCCGACGCCACCACCTGGCTGGCCGGCGGCGCCACCGCCCTGCTCGCCGCAGGAGGCGGCCTCTACCTGATCAACCGCCGCCGCCGTACGGGCGACGCCCCCAGCTGA
- a CDS encoding DUF317 domain-containing protein, translated as MDGDVHVTPQYLAGSPGYGDAGFAPVAHWPHHHLDEGPHQLVVTSPDHRIRIGWAGDDYDLWTISAAPDAISGPQWTTIVNQNTPPELVAALTATLAQDWADGQDRFLAAPSPYWVDSVAPLVAAGWERTGAEVGTVELAAPDRNAGVYINRSRRDLEDGTQLWAGPPGWGTRAEITFSRRTPSHLIAATAAAFTDPTPAARWRESLHPELAARAQLKPVVPPRPPVPTPRDLRPRLGVRPPVPVGSIPRWSTATTPSAALPARPAARR; from the coding sequence GTGGACGGGGATGTTCACGTCACGCCCCAATACCTCGCCGGATCACCCGGCTACGGCGATGCCGGCTTCGCGCCTGTCGCGCACTGGCCCCACCACCACCTCGACGAAGGCCCGCACCAGCTCGTCGTGACCAGCCCGGACCACCGCATCCGGATCGGCTGGGCCGGAGACGACTACGACCTGTGGACCATAAGCGCCGCACCGGACGCCATCTCCGGACCCCAGTGGACAACAATCGTCAACCAGAACACCCCGCCCGAGCTCGTCGCGGCCCTGACCGCCACGCTCGCCCAGGACTGGGCCGACGGCCAGGACCGCTTCCTCGCGGCCCCGTCGCCGTACTGGGTCGACAGCGTGGCACCGCTGGTCGCGGCCGGCTGGGAGCGCACGGGCGCCGAGGTCGGCACCGTGGAGCTGGCTGCCCCGGACCGCAACGCGGGGGTCTACATCAACCGCTCGCGCCGCGACCTGGAGGACGGGACGCAGCTGTGGGCCGGCCCTCCCGGCTGGGGCACCCGCGCGGAGATCACCTTCAGTCGCCGTACGCCCTCCCACCTCATCGCCGCCACAGCGGCAGCCTTCACCGATCCGACTCCCGCAGCCCGCTGGCGCGAGAGCCTCCACCCCGAGCTCGCCGCCCGCGCCCAGCTCAAGCCCGTCGTGCCGCCCCGCCCGCCGGTACCGACTCCCCGCGACCTCCGGCCCCGCCTTGGAGTCCGCCCGCCCGTCCCGGTCGGCAGCATTCCGCGCTGGAGCACCGCCACCACCCCCTCCGCCGCCCTGCCCGCGCGCCCCGCCGCACGGCGCTGA